The following is a genomic window from Drosophila busckii strain San Diego stock center, stock number 13000-0081.31 chromosome 2L, ASM1175060v1, whole genome shotgun sequence.
GCAGCTTGGCTGCAGCTTAGCAAATTCCAAAGCCAATTAAGCCAAGACAGCAACTGACTTgattctttttatttcttttagctGCGTTGTATGCGAAACAACAACCAAAGTTATTGCGCTGCACTCGCAATCCATGTCCATTCCGGACTGTCCCAATGGCTGGGAGGAGATGTGGACTGGCTTCAGTTATTACATGGTAAGTTCgctttagcaattattttctCAATAGCCGTTGCTAATTGCCTTTGATTTTGCAGACTACAATGGATAATACTGGTGGCGTTGGTCAGAATCTGGTGTCGCCTGGCTCCTGCTTGGAGGAATTCCGTGCACAGCCTGTGATTGAATGCCATGGCCATGGTCGCTGCAACTACTATGATGCGCTCAGCTCTTTCTGGCTGGCCGTTATTGAGCAACAGGATATGTTTGTGCAGCCGCGTCAGCAAACGCTGAAGGCCGATCAGACCAGCAAGATCAGCAGGTAAGTTTACGCTATCATAATTTCACCCTacgaaaaaaatgttaattgatCAAGTAAATCACCGAgtgtttattaaaacttttaagattgatttttaaatttttatatttagaattgCAGCTTCCAGAAGTAAacttacttatatatattgccTATTTTACAGATGTACTGTATGTCGTCGTCGCTATGTCACACACGAGCGTACCATATCATCATTCAGCTCTGGCTCAAGCCTCGGGTCCAACTCTGGCTCCAGCTTTGGCTCAAACTCTGGGCTCTAGCTCTGGCTCCAGCTTTGGATCCAACTCTGGCTCTAGTTTTGGCTCCAGCTCTGGCTCCAACTCTGGCTCCAGCTCTGGCTTCAGCTTTGGATCTAACTCTGGCTCGAGCCCTGGATCCAACTCTGGGTTCAGCTCTTGGTCATCATCCGGTTCGCGTGGTGGTTCCAACGCATTTAACGGAGGTAGATCAAATAATGGATACTCgagctctggctctggctctgcgGATGCCTATCGCATACCGACAGGATACCGCACTGCCTCCCAGACACAGCAGCGCGTTCAGCCACCGCCAGCCAACCTACGCAATCAACAGCGTGCCCAGCAACAGAATCAGAATCAATACCACTATGGGCGCCAGTACCAGCGTCCGCGCTACAACACCTACAGTTCTTAAGTAGCAGTTAAATAATTCTTAAGTTTATGTCACTCcgaactaaaaacaaaaaacaaattgtaccAAATAGCGGTGAGGCCGATTTACATATAACATAATAATGCACTGCCCTGGATATTTTTTCATGAATATCTTGAATATTGTAGGGATTTGAAAACAAAGATAACAAACAACCACCAAGCGAAAGAAACAAACCCCagtttttgataaataaaatttacacatATAGTAGATACTGTATTTATCTTTTATTAAagcgcaataaatttaataattaatgacTTAGACTTAGTGCTAAGCAAACCTTTTTACCCGACAGTAAAAACTCATTACTTATTAGTTGGTCTGAAAAAAGGTCACgcctttaaatatttatttattgcagctgcattaACAAGAGTGAAATAAgttacataattttatataagctataaaacACTTGCAGATCTTCATCGCACCTAAAGACGTTACAcatttattatcattattttatatacttaaacAGTTTAAGGGGGAGGGGCAATTTCCGAACACAAATACAAGAGCAGTAGTTATATAGTAATAGAGTGGAAAAAAGAAAGTGAAACATATTTACGAGTAAACATATTTAACTAGTATTTACGTAATGCTGAGacaaatattgttataaactAAATCGTGTATTTCTCACGTGTCTTTTCTCCTCACTGTATTTGGTGTTGATTTGTTCTACTGCCTTAGCTTGTAATGACTGGCACTACTATTATTTAACAAAGTCCGGATTTTCCTGCACCTTATCGGTGAATTGTAGTTGGTTGTCGATGATTTGGAACAGCACATCCGGTGCAGGGAACTTGCCTGTTTCCAGCTTAGACCACACGGGCACATCGTTTAGTGTTATCTCAAAGGCGCCCGATGAAATAAGCTGTCCCTCAATCATGTTGCCCAAGAAGAATATCATCATGCAGGCATAGATTTTGTTTGACTGCAAATGGCTCCACCAGCTGGGCGTGTTGATCCCAAAGAATGTGAACGGCGATACAGAGCTCACCACAGatagtataataataattttgagtGCAAATATCAGCTTCGAAAGATAATAGTTCATGCCGGGCGGGTCATAGTTGCCGCCGTGCACAATTATTTGCGGATACTTGTCGCCCAATATATTCACATAGTCATCAAAGGCCTTGCGATAGCCGCACGAGTAGCTAAATATCGGTATACACCACATATTtgagcatatttattataattagagTCATAAATTATCATACCAATAGAGGAAAGTCATCGTGGGAGCAACGCTCTGTCCAAATTTCGTTGCTGGAATTTCTTTGCCGCCCTCCATGGCCAACGCATAACAGGCGCAGAGGCAAAGCACCAGAAATGCAATATTGCGGTTTCTACTGCTGAAGGAGTCCATTTTAGCTcgttgtaaatatatattttatttcagtcGAAAATAAGGCTAGccagaaattaattttatcagCTGTCAGTAAAAAAATTGTTCAGGTTCCGGTTCCGAGGAGCTAAGTGCGAGTGAGAAGCTCGAACATGTTAGAGCGAGAAATCCGTGTTTGAGCTCGAACATCCAAAAGTGTATGTGAGAAGATCAAACATTGTTCGAGCGAGAGATCCGTGTTCGAGCTCGAGCATCCAACACAGTGTAATCAACAAACGCGCAATTAGGGCTGCCATTCGTACATAAGTTCTTTCAAAAGTCGCCCGAATTTATTTTACTCCGCTGACGCGGAcgtttttatgattttgttttCGTGTAAGTAAATAGCGTAATAAGTTAATTTcctgtttaaattataatgcagTGCAAATATCAGGTAAGCGTAATGGAAATTTTTTTCTGTAGTGTAGTTGGCAACGCTCTTAATTTGGCGCgtgatttaaaattaacttgttGCTcctaaaaagtataaaaagacTAAAACATGTTAATAAGGAGCCGTTACTTTGATTCAAGCATAACTTAATTGCATTAGCGTTTCTTTccaataaaaattttagttgtttaggaacatttacatatattggCTGCCGCCCCATAGCTGTGTCAAATTTTTCCACTGTGCGAACAGGGGATTAGCCTAATTTGCAACAGTTCAATGAAACCAAGCAAGTACTATAGACATGATTCTCCACCACGATTTACGAGCGACGTTGGTTGCTTCTATTCAGTTGGATTTCAATATGGAAAGGTGGCACAACAAGCTCGCTGTTGTAACTGGTGCAAGTGGCGGTATCGGCGCCGCTTGTGCTCGTGCCATGATC
Proteins encoded in this region:
- the LOC108607938 gene encoding thioredoxin reductase-like selenoprotein T homolog CG3887, with protein sequence MDSFSSRNRNIAFLVLCLCACYALAMEGGKEIPATKFGQSVAPTMTFLYCYSCGYRKAFDDYVNILGDKYPQIIVHGGNYDPPGMNYYLSKLIFALKIIIILSVVSSVSPFTFFGINTPSWWSHLQSNKIYACMMIFFLGNMIEGQLISSGAFEITLNDVPVWSKLETGKFPAPDVLFQIIDNQLQFTDKVQENPDFVK